The Portunus trituberculatus isolate SZX2019 chromosome 50, ASM1759143v1, whole genome shotgun sequence genome includes the window taatctttcatgagggattttatcaaaagcctttttcatgtccaggtatactgtgtccaccatccgtctctgctttccagtccttctataacgcttgagtagaagcttaataagtttgatgcacatgaccgtcctgtcctgaacccaaattgtctgttctatatgactttttcttcttccagatttttaacccatttttctttgacaataatttgacacaacttccccaaaatgcttgtaagtgacgctggtctgtagtttagtggttcagttgcctttcttcctttagaTATTGGTATTACCTTGGCTATCTTCCATTCGAgtggaactttcacttcatttagtgaacttgtaattatttcctaaattggtgtgtgtgtgtgtatttacctagttgtattttacgggaggggagcctatggtggtgttgtcccgtctctgtatctcagtgtctaattttgtgttcaagtggtggtggtggtggactttccacacaccatctctctgtccagtctgttccatatatctatcactctatgggGGAAGCTGTAGTTGTCTTTTGTGAGTTTTAGTCTTTAGTTTATGACCTTAAATATTTAGGATATTGTAAGCTATTGGTTGTCTTtgaagtatttaccttgttgtattgatatgataatccaaatatcttacttatgtgtttttaggggttcagattttcctgtataatctttagtcttcattattttttcctctcccatcaaatagttccataccggtcttctcttactctttcctagttcaattacatgacatttgttgacactaaactccaatttccacttgttgctccactcatagatcttgtttatatctttctgtaacagcaaacagtcctccctggttttgataactcttagcagctttgcatcatcaccaaacataTTAATATAACTGATTACcctaatgtgaatgtcgtttacataaatctgaaacataatgggccatggctaacactgacccttgtggcaccccaagatgagtaagtatctctgatcacagttctcatttcctatccttcaaataatctcttgtccattggagcaaggttcctcacagtccttctatgttctctagtttccaaagtagtcttccatgcgggactttatcaaaaggcttttttatgtccaggtattcTGTGTCCACTAtacgtctctgctttccagtccttctgtaactctcgagtagaagcttaataagtttgatacacatgacttccgtgtcctgaacccaaattgtcttttcaatatgacttgttcttcttccagatgtttaacccatttttctttgataatgatttcacacaacttcccaaaACACttctaagtgacactggtctgtaggttAGTGGTtgttgcctttcctcttttaaatatcagtattacattagctctcttccattctagtggaactttccttcatttagtgaacttgtaattacttcccaaatgtgtgtgtgtgtgtgtgtgtgtgtgtgtgtgtgtgtgtgtgtgtttatgtgtttgtgtatttacctagttgtagttttacaggacctgggctttatgctggtgtggccctgtctccatatctacacttatccaatttttctttaaaactatgcacactcattgctgacaccacttcttcacccaaactgttccacgtctcaacacatctttgcgggaaactcaattttttaacatctctcaggcatcttcccttcctcagctttttactatgcaatcttgttgtttgaatgtcatatttttctctcagtctaacctaaccttgtaattttatttatttattgatttatttttaactaacctaaccaaacatttgcagGTCCGCAGAAAACGACACGCCGATTTATTTGAAGTGAAGGACAGAGATTAAAacggccttgaaaaacaccacacctgttttgtccaccgccatcaccaccttctcccagaTCAAGGACAAACTGTATTACAGACTCACACATAAGGAAgaggtgcgtgtgagtgtgtttgggtgtgtttggatgcgtttgggtgtgttttgggtctgtttgggtgtgttttgaggtgttttgagtgtgtttggagtgttttggggttcttGGGTGCAtttgaggtgtgttttgaggtgttttggatgtgttttgagtttgttttgatgtgttttggcatgtttgagtgtgtttgggtgtgtttgagtgtgtttgggtgtgttttgagtgtgtttcatgtgtttttgatgcatttgaatgtgtttttggaTATTATAAGTGTTTGGTTGCAATTTTGGGTGTGGTTCAGCGTGTGTTATGATGCTAATGTGTTTTAAGCTAACCTACCacccaagactctctctctctctctctctctctctctctctctctctctctctctctctctctctctctctctctctctctctctctctctctctctctctctctctgtgagcaGATTCTCTCTAGGCAGGCTGGGTGGTCTCTGCAGCCAGCCTGATAGTATCcacaccactccactctcccttattcCCACCAAGGAGGCAGTGCACCACATCTCATgcaggtaaggtgtgtgtgtgtgtgtgtgtgtgtgtgtgtgtgtgtgtgcaatgaaaCAGTTTATGAAACtttgtaatgaagaaaagatgaagtgatTGAATAGTAAGATGTACAGATTCTCAGTTTTTCTGTGAACTTTGTGTCTGTCAAAGATGAATGTGATCAATCTGTGTGTTATTGATTTCTTTGTGGAGGCATCTCTGTcacaggaggaaggagagatgagtggctgacttgtatttatttgttaggaGTTGGTGAgtgcagtttgtgtgtgtttgtgagtggtggtgtttatCAGTAAGGAGGGCTGAGTGGCTGAGTTGCACATCTTCCCTGTGTGTTAATGAGTGCAATGACGGTTTGTTTCCCCCACAGGACGTACTGCACCGGTGGCGAGGCGTCGAGGGAAGCACCTCTTTGTGTTCCTGCCCACCACTTTACTGAACACATGAAGGTGCTCCAGAGTTTCAAGAAGGGTGgcacacacactttgctgcaCTACAAGTAAGGCAAACAAGTTGTCAAGTAGTAGTTATTTTGACATTGTCGCCAGTGTTTCTCGCCCCCATCTGCTTACTCGGTACAATCTGTCTTTGTATGAAGtaatctttgcatgtttggggggagttccactcacacagtattGTTAGattgggtggaatcaaaagcttttcatgtaatcaactcctctcctctgactgactgactgtctgcagcctctttctcactgccaaaatattgcatcttttttttatcttatcaccattttcatgctaactgctctactgatcttgctaagtgcatacgtcacctcctcctgcagccttgctgcacaaggctttcttcttcctctcatccctgttctgtccaactctctaatacaagagttaaccagtactctcaaccattcagacctttctctggtaaactctggaattccctacatgcttctgtatttccatctttgtaCAACTTGATGTTTTTTaatagggagatttcaagacatgcTAATTCTGTACCAATCTTTTAGTGAACTTGAAATTCAAGTGGGCTTCTTCTTTAACTTTTGTTGCCTTGGCTAGTTgccctcttgcatgaaaaaaaaaaaaaaaaaaatagtgtggcTTTGCTTTGCTGGGTTTTTGATCTACCTTCCTGTATCAGAAATGTGATTACAAATGAGCAGTTTTCACAATTTCTGATTGATAAGATGACTTGAAGGTAATTGATCACTAAACATGATCTTTTGTtgactcctttcttttgttgcaGGCTTTTGGAGGTCCAGCGGCACACTGCACACTTCTTTCCTAAACGTGTGTGCAGAGTGCAAGACAGAGtggcaaggatggaggatgcatcaacattcacagcatcattggttcatgctttttctttttgtgtgtgtgtgtgtggaaagaagtGCACACAGTTTTAACCGAAggattatatgtgtgtgtgtgtgtgtatgggcagCTTTATGGGCAAGTGTGCCAGTCATTCCTTGAATTCAATGTTTTTCATTTAGGGAAAAATTGTTGTATATAATTAGGTTTATAGACATTTTTGAGTGGGAATGTTTAGACTGATTAAATAGTAAGTTTCTCTACTTTGTAGAGCTTTGCTGTTACTGTTCTGTGTAAGGTTTCAAGGGCCGTATTCTACAAACCATCATAGCTAGTGATGTGATTGTAGACAAAATGGTGCATTTTAGACACAAGTCCCTCAATGACAGGCTCTCACCTTGTGACTCGTCATAAGTGCCAAGACAGGGTTCAGTCTGTTGTAGCGCTGCCAACCACTGTCTTAAAACTCTTCTCAGCATGGTGAGAGCTTGTTTTTATGTACCATGGCATGATCCCCGACAGTTTTTGATATTGATTAATGATAAATATCTGTAATGATGGCTAAATAATGTCCTTTGATGGAGTGAGTAATTTATCATTATAGATAACTGCCAAGAGGGTGCGATCAGTTTTCCAAAAACTCAAACAAACCTTGCTCTGAGTGGCTTGCATGTGTCATGTGTCATGTGTCAGGCTGTTGGGCATAATCTTCTGtttgtcatgtttcttttgtttggatacACAGTCTTACTATGATGTCAAAATAATTAGAATTGTAGAAATTATGTCAAGGATCTATTTctttgtatacatatataaagtTGACAAGTGATGAGCCCAAAGACCAGCAGTGGAGTGACGGTCAGGCATTCAGTGAGACCTGAGGCTGACTGTGTAGAATACGGCCCCAGAATGATagtctgtgttttgtgtatttatggtGACAATGTAGTGTTGCAAGGGACAACATGCTGTTTGAGACCAAAGCCATTGTGTAAGAAATCATTGTACAGAGTTGATAGTTCCTCCTAGACTTTGCAATGAAATTGCTGTCAAAATACTATTATGttattgtattcatttttttaatgttatattaGACAAATGTATGGATGACCTGTTCATACAGAGACTGCTGCCGTGTATGTGCAGGCCTCATGGTCCATCTTGCaactttcctaatttttttctctaatactTTGTAAGGTGAAAATATTCCCagactaaaaaatataaaattgtcCCAAGTTAGAAATTGCAGAAATTATTCTaagttgaaatataaaaattgTTGTATGTTGCAAGTTGTTAAAATTTTCCTAGCTGTTCAAATTCTAGTGTTGCTTTGTAAAAATATCCTAGCTGTTCAAATTCTAGTGTTGCTTTGTAAAAATTTTCTAAGTCGAAAGTTTTGGTAGAGTTTTCATCAGAATTGTGTAAAAATTTTCTAGTTGAAATTTGTAGTTTTCTAGCTGTACAAATTCTGGTGTTACACTGTAAAATTTTTCTAAGTTGAAAGTTTTGGTGGAGTTTTCAGAGttgtgtaaaaatgtgttgattgaataaaagtgaaggaagggagactctTCAATGTATTTTTAACCCAAATATACATCTGCTctttctccggagactcttcggagtatttatgacttagcacagtttttgaggctGTTTTGCAGggatttttgctgcttttagcaatttttcagcattttggGCAGTTTTGCAGGAATTgccattttttgctgctttttagcaatttttcagcattttggGGCAGTTTTGCAGGGAATTTTCCCACTTTGCTGCTTTTCAGGAGCAGTTTTGTAAGGACTGGTTTTTCAGTTATATTCTTTTAACTGGTTTTTCAGTATTCTTTTAACTATTTCCTACTGCTTTTGAGCTTTTTTAGGCATTTCACTGAGAATTGGCCCAATTGAGTGAGTATCTCAGGGTTCTTTGATATGTTGAATGGTTAACTTGATAGAAAGGATTACTCACTTTGTGACAAGCTGTATGTAGTATTATATTGTGGGGCTTAACAAGGGGAGGCTTGAGTTTAGATTTTAACTGAGGTGAGTGAGGTAAGGTTAAGCTCCAGAGCAAGTCTGGTTATGTTTATTTCATAAACGgttcctataaaaaaaaaaaaaaaatggaattaaaGCAATATCAATTTTCTTATTATGATTTATTATTAGTACTAACAGCAGTCATGTGGGTCCATCACAGAACATAAGGAATAACAACATTACACATGTGGGCATATTCACATTAgatggaaggaataataaataacattacAAGAGTGATTGGCAACatgtattggttaggttagatgaagcaAGGCAGTCTgtcctgtcctcctccctccctggatgACGCAGCAACatgtattggttaggttagatgaagcaaggctgtcctgtcctgtcctccctccctggatgACGCCGAGTGTTGCCAGGTCAGAGCTGGTGAGAGGCAGGGTCCAATCCCTCCATGAAAGGCGCAGACAGTTTGTGTCTTCCAGTGCAAGAAGAGCCAGTTTCCTGCCGCAGGTTGAGGGTGTTAGGACACGCTGGTTTGGTTCTCCTCCAGTAGTGGCAGGACCTGTAAAAATAATTTTACCTTTACACTTTAATCATGAACAACCTTGTCCTCAAATGTaggacaggtgtggtgtggtgtgaccgCCCTGTAAATGTTTAGTGGATTCCATTTTACTCACCGCAAGTTATCTCCAATCCTCTTTATTAAagtattccttaaaaaaaagtaattccttaaaaaaaagtaattccttaaaaaaaagtaattccttaaaaaaaaggtaattccttaaaaaaggtaattaaaaaagtaattccttaaaaaatatatatattcctcattctcttctgatAACGAACGTTCGAGTTTTGCTTGTAACACCGTTATATTACCTTTTAACACCAAGACAGAACCAGGATTAAAAAAGAGACCCTGGACAGAACAGTTCCTGATAGCCTGTACGCCTCATGGAGGCGGTGAAACGGCCCGGCCCATACCTGTGCCGAACCACACGCCTCCTCGGTCTGCGTCACCTTCTGAAGAGAGTGAAACACATGCGCCTCCACGAAGTTGGTAATGCGCAGTTGCGCAGTTGTAGGGACGCCTGTGCCAGATTTGTGGCGGGTCGTGCTCCACCTCCTGACTGACGCCCGAGACTTGCTTGCTCCATGTTTAGGGATGGCCGGCATGACCCGACCTTGTCCCTCGTCGTATACACCGCCCCTTGTTGTACACTCCTGCAACAAGAAAGTCACCAATCAATCAAGAAACATCTGCTGTCATTAATTCCTCTTTAATGACTAATCCAAGACCTCTGATATAGGGACAAATTGCACAGTATGATCAGAGTGACTTGCCTCAAATTCAATGCAACTGCGTATATTACTGATGGAACTAACTAGCGTATGGTGCTGCACCTAGCTAGTGCACCACAACACCCCGAAAATTATTACTCGACTGCTCTTACACTTACTGCACCAGTGACTAGTGGTACACTGCACCATATAGTGAGTAGTGGTGTACCTCACGTGCACCACAACACCCATGAAATAATTACTCTATTGTTCCTACACTTACTGCACCAGATAATGAAAACTATGGGTAATTGAACATCCACAGAATATTGTGGCACTGTCCCAAGAAACAGTCCCACGCgatcgcctcgattcccggctcccacttcgcagcagcgcagctcctccacccacctgatttgacgtcacaagagaaatatggttcataattttgtttttgcgcaTGGCTTCCTCGAGACATGGCATGTATTTCAAGGattacgcaagggtaaaaaggttgagaaaccaTATTCTCtatgtatttccatttttctttctctctctctctctctctctccatttttcatattcgttttttctctctctctctctctctctctctctctctctctctctctctctctctctctctcatgaagccactctgaccaatagcgtggcttcacaTATGCGACGTCAAATCACCAGGGTAGAGGAGCTGCGAAGTGGAAGCAGGGAATCGAGGCGATCGCACGAGACTTTATCGGGGACACTGTCCATATAAATGGTTACTACACAGCCATTTCGAAGCTTTTACACAACAAAAGCCTTACTCATTCATAAACTATTAAAGAAACTGGGGTGCCGTGACGTTAAAGCACGATCACTTGTTTGATGCTTTACATATAAAATGGCACACTGGTTCACAACACATACGAAACTGGGGCCGAAACGTCACGTTACCCAACAACTCTCACACAACTCCTTATCCCACTACCCTAACAACCCTACACGTAGCTCATGCCAAAGTTCGTGACCGCTTAGCCTACATCTGCGCCACCGCTCAGTGAGGGGAAGCCGAGATACACTAAGGGAGACCCAAGAGCCACTAAAAGCACCCTTCAGCCTTGCTATCAATGCACACCAAAGCCACGAGTTATGAGCATGTGCTGCGTTCAACAAACAGGTTACAACTTCCCATTAATAGAACACTACGTGTTATTTTATTACGGAATGGCAACTTAATGCATATTAAGTGTTACCAAATAACCAAATTGATATTCAGAAATACACTTTAAACAAGAAATACTCTATAAACAAACCGTTCCACGAAGTGCCAGGCAACACTTCCTATCATCTGAAATACATCTCGTTCATGAGAAACGGGCAAAGGTCCTTCActacacacggacacacgccaacaccaccactgtacaGTGTACAACATACCTTCCCGACATACAACAGGAACACCACCAAACCAACACCTTACAACGAGGCAGAGGACAGACACACTTCTCGGCGCACACACGACTCACCTCCACGATGCCAACACAAGAAATCGTCCCGATGTCCCTCATTGCTTtccgcttcacctcctcctcctccctcccttgtttgcAGTAAAGACACTTAATAACTAACTAGCCACTCTCGGTGAGCATCGTTCTATGTAAGCATTGTTACCTTAGTCTAAGCCGGTGGTTACCCACGCCACGTAGGTCCCAACCCTCCTCACTCACGTCACACTAATTTACATAAATTTATGTCTAGCcattcatctatctgtctgtctaactaattatctatctacctatctaccacacacacacacacacacacacacacacacacacacacacacacacacacacataataataacaataatagtaacaatggtaatgataataatagaaatatatatatatatatatatatatatatatatatatatatatatatatatatatatatatatatatatatatatatatattatatatatattattattattattattgttgttattattattattattattattattattattattattattattattattattgttattattattattatcattgttataattgttatcaataccatcattattatcatcattattattatcatagttattattattgttatcattatcattgttaacaatattatcattactattattgatattattattattattattattattattatgaagcaCATAGGCTACATACAGGCATGACGCGTTAATAATATTGTCAATTCTCTTGTAAAGAAAGTTATTGACTGCAATATTGCATACAATGTCATTAATGTGAAGAAACTTGCTAGTGGTGACTTAGTAGTTCAAACCCTTAACGTAAATCAAGTCAAATCACTTTTGAAACTCCGGTTCATTCATGACATCGAgatcgaggcttcgattccAGTCTCCATGAATTCGTGTCGGGGAGTCGCTTCCCAccgcgattttgtggatatggaacAGACCGAGATTGTCGATTGCATGACTGATCAGGATGTCATTGAAGCTAGAAAGATCACTAAGATGGTTGATGGTACCAGAAGGAGCACAGCATcagtcattttcaccttcagtgCTACTATATAAGTTGCCAAAGTCGTAGCGGGTGGgccttgagataggaggtaccacaaaagtatccctttagcccagaaattcccgtgaaaagcccacaaggtataaaaaaagaaaagagggttcatgtagggtacgagtcggacattccagtatacgcgggaatgaacaggctgacagtctagctcggtctgctgcagagctcgagggagcgtggaacctccatcgggatctgcagtcatgtctctcagttgttaaatcatcagcgaaactcctgtggcagagtcactggaaCAACCTCCACTTCCACACCATCAAACccatcctgggcgagtgggcctcctccagtCGCCCCACATGGCgagaggaggtggtcctcgcacgcctcaggatgggctgcaccctccccacccacatgctcccctacatagtcaacaccttcccaccacagtgttccacctGTAATGTCACCCTCTCTGTCGaacacatcctgcttcactgtgtgcgttatcgtgaggagaggcggcccttggcAGCGTATTGCCAGAGTCACGGCCTCtcgtggtcgatagactgatgatttacctgactgagaccaatttaatcagagttatgatttatgtgtatatattatgctaTCTATTTTGCACTCTGTAAATATATgtgatatataatatatatatatatatatatatatatatatatatatatatatatatatatatatatatatatatatatatatatatatatatatatatcagtcttgcgtgatgtaatgtgaatgttttccttcatgtgtatatgcaatacgtagtgatgctgtgtgattgtgagttatcctcccttcccatgccctgacaaaaggacaatagtttgagataggtataggatccctgtatgaatgaagcgtgtatgaAAGTAAGTGTGATGtacataatgttaatatttgtaTGAAAGTAAGTGTGATGtacataatgttaatatttaaaaataagtaaaataagtaaacaaaataaataaataaattacaataaaaaatcatcttaaattaaattaacaaaaaaaaaaaatagatcaaataaGAATCACCCACGGCAgggtgatggcaaaaaaaaaaaaaaaaaaaaatcgggctgagtggagtagtagtaggcagGTCGTGTTCTGGGGACCTAGCCTGGGTTAAAATCCTTtggttcttttcctttcaaaaaa containing:
- the LOC123499838 gene encoding uncharacterized protein LOC123499838 isoform X1, with amino-acid sequence MEECDRRAAARAAQVQAHYDQHARPLPKLCIGATVRIQDPVSLRWDKSEHPSLIDVVQLDVTSEGAVQAAAQHIQQTHGKALDLLINCSAILSPSGRGETSLRDVSMKECTTRGGVYDEGQGRVMPAIPKHGASKSRASVRRWSTTRHKSGTGVPTTAQLRITNFVEAHVFHSLQKVTQTEEACGSAQVWAGPFHRLHEAYRLSGTVLSRVSFLILVLSWC